The following is a genomic window from Haliaeetus albicilla chromosome 13, bHalAlb1.1, whole genome shotgun sequence.
AGGGCAGTGTCCGTCACCCGTGGACGAGACCTTCAAGCCCACCAACCACGCTTACATACAGGTAAGAGGGGTTTGctgcctccgctcccccgcgcaccccagccctgccggcCTGCGGCAGGGGGGGATGctttgctcttcccttgtctCCCCACAGAGTTTGCTGCAGCTCTACAAGCCCAACCAGGTGCCCTGCCCTGCGTGCTCCCCGGTCAGGATGAGTCCCCTCTCCATGCTCTACTATGAGAAGGGCGAAATCGTCGTCCGCCACCACGAGGACATGATCATCGAGGAGTGCGGCTGCAACTGAGGCCAGCTTGTCCCCTGCTGGGAAGTGCGACGTGTCTGCCCAGAAAGCATCCCCGAGGACTGGCCACCCAACCCACGACCAACGCGCAGACTGGCGTGTCTCTGAAGCCTGCGTGCCCGTGGGTCAGCGAAGCTctggctgtgccagggcaggaGTGGGGTGCCCGGGCATTAGCAGTTCTGCAGCACTGCATGGCCACGGTGCATGGATGGATCCAGGCTCCGCACAGGAAAGGCCATCAGACACCTCCCTGCGGTGCTGGTGGCAGCACCGGGGTGGTGGGTGCCCGATGGCTGCGTTTATCTGGGAGCCATGGCGCTGGCAGCCGGTGTGTGCCAGGGTAGCCAAGGCCTGGTGCTGCTCCACAGAGGCAGGAGCCGGGGCGCAGGGCTGGAGCCACAGCAGCATCGCTCCCTGCCACGACACACTGCCCACAGCGACGCTCCTTTTGCCCACCATGGGAATTGCTGGCCGCTACAGGCTATTGGCAGGACGCTGCAGGACCAGTGTCTGGCCATGCTGAGCATTTGCACCACTGGGATTTTTAATCTCCCCTGGGGTTTAGGCATTTCTCTTAAGACTTCTATTATATTTCTGTTAAAACTCTACCAGATTTCTATCACAATTAAGCCAAGTTAATGGGTTACCCCAATGTCTAGAGCCCCCCACcagcatgggcagcagcagacagGGGTTTGTCACAGCCCACTCCTGCCCTGAGCCGCAGGGCTGAGCGTGGCCCTGGGAGGGACGGACCCAGGAGGAactggccagcagcaggcagggaggcaaCGACCTCCATCTTATACGCTCCTCACCCAGGACCACACAGAGAGTGATGCAAAAGGCGGACCTGAGGCTCCCACATCCCTCTCCAAAGCATCATCCCTTCACCAGGAACCAGAGAGAGTTTGCACAGGCAAACGAGGTGCCCCTGGCAATTAGGCAGCCCTGTGGTCGGTCTCAGTGGGTctaagccccccccccccagccctcctaCCTGCCCTGAACATCTTGGCTCACACACTGCTTTCCTCTGTAAAACCATGGCTTTGCTCAAACCTTTTCCACCACTCGCTGGATGGGGCGGTAGTGAAAGGGTCATGGTTGTATAATTCAttaataaattttatatattaacAATGCCTGGTAGATTCTGCTTGTTTCCACTGcccattttttctgttgaatgGTCTGTCAGGGCACGATTCCCCCCGTTTCTCTGTGCATCTGCTGCACCCAGAGGTTCTCCCTGCTCCAGGATTGTTTCTGGCTGCAGCCATATGGCTTGCTGGCAAAACCAGCAATGCTGGCTGGTAGCAGCCAGAGCAGGTGGGCTGCTACCATAACTTGCTAGAGCAAGTGGGTCCCCTCAAATGGTCAAAACATACTCAACAGCTCTGTGAACAGGAAAATTCATGTGAGATAATGAAGAAGCTGTTCCCACCCTGATAGGCGGTTGCTCAAGAGCAAGCAGGGAAGCACCTGCAGGCGTTGAAAAGGAGGGCTGAGGGGATTTTCCACCTTTATTTACCCCTTGGAGATAAGGGGAAGGGCCATGTTCTCTAGTAGCAATGAATTTTAAGCCGTGCGCAGCAGCCTGTGCAGGCAGCTCTCCTTTGGGTCACCCACCCGAATGGGTGACGGGGTTGGGATCCCGAGCAGGACacctccagccgcaggtgatgcCTGGGGTCTCGAGTGCCCCTGGGGATGGCCATGCCCCACTGTGTGCCACGCTCCTCCTGGGGCAGCGAGGGCCAGTCCCCGGGTTTGGCCAAGCTCACCCCATTGCAGCCCTGGCCGTGGGTCTGGGCTCCCCCAAGGCTCCCAGTTGCCCCCTCCCACGGCCACGGCACACGCGTGGGGACCCACTGCCGGTCCCCAGCTACACACGATGGAGGGGACAAGCAGGACCACGGGCATTAGGGCTGGCAGCGGGTGgccatccccatccctcccctcctGGGACCAGCAGCCCCGACTCCACATCCCCAGTCCAGCCTGATTATCCCCAATCCACATCCCAACCGGCTGATAAACAAAGCGTGTCTgggtgtcccctgtcccccccccctccccacagacCCTCCCCTGGGCCGCTTACATATTCCAACAGCGTTTCACACTGGGACCATCCCGTCATTAGAGGGTCATTTGCAGGAGCTGTCAagggtgggcagggaggtgTGGGGCTAACTCCTGGCAGGAGgcagacacacacagaaatcTGGAGATCTGGGCTCttgatgaaataaaataaatttttttttttttgccttttcctctgCAGGTTTGCTGCTCCCTCTTAAAAATTGTTGTCACACCAGCAGTGAAGCCAGGAGGTTTCACTCTCCCAAACTCACCAGttcctcgcccccccccccgatcccCCCCttgctctccccagccccctgcgTCCATCAGCCTTGCTGGAAGCTGTATCTTTGCGATCTCTGCCCCTCCATCAAGCCTGTTTGAAATCGAACAGCGGGTTCAAAAGTTGTcatggggcaggggaaggcaggcagccGTTCCCTGGGAAGAGCCGGGTGGAAAAATAAAGGCTGAGATTCTAGGGCTGTAAGGCAAACATCAAAGTGTGGACAGTGACAATAAAGCTGCACCGCCGTGCTTAGGCAAGGTATCTGCTAGCAAGCCTGGCTTTGCAAGGCTTGACCTGTGAGCGGACACCTAATCTCTGAGCAGAgcaagctctgctgcctggctcTTCTCCTGCCCCAATACACACCAGCTGCGTGACAGAGGGAGCCCAGACACGCAGGACAATAAAGCAGGGGGACAGCTCCAGCCTTGCCATGGGGGTCCTGCCCCACGCTCAGCACCTTTCCAGCAACTGGCAGGACTCTTCAGCATCCCAGGGCCAGAGACGCTGCACAGGCGGTGGGACAGCAGGAATGGGACATGGAGGCTTTCACCCAACTCCCGCTGCACAGCCAGGGAACAGTCTGGCTCACACGCGCGGCCGGACCCTGCTCTTGCACTCAGAGATGCTCCTGTGAGCCTCGCCTGGGCAGAAGCTATCGATTTTTGCACCAGTTtctcagtgggagttttgctaCAGAGCAGAAACCCTGCTGCGAGTGCTTGGGCAGCGGAGCATCTCCTTGCCCTCCCAGAGGTGCCGGGGAGCTGGCAGGGTCTCTGCTTTTGAAAGGGCTTTAGCATCCTTACACACTGGCATAGGAAAGATGGAGCCTTCCCCATGCAGGGAAGGTTTTCCAGCAGGGAAAGTGCCCGGGGTTTGCTGCTTACCAATGCTGCAAGACTTGGATGCAAGGCAGCGACTAACTGCTTGGGGAAGCACTAGAGCAtggggcagctgcagcctggctgggaTCAGGATGGGGACCTGAGACCCTGCCTGCCTCCCAGCTTCCCTTACCATGCACAGGGCCAGACCCTTGCAGCCTGCACACTCTTCTCAGAACACAAGCAAGAGCAGCGTCTGCTGCCAGCGACGGCAGCGAGTCACAGCCACAACCTGCCCGTGCCTTGGGAGGAACGGCACATGGTCAGGGAGGGAAGATAGGCACGGTTTACTTTGGACGCACGAGGGAAGAGTGAATGAGAACAAACAGACCGAAGGGCTTATCAACAGGCCCAGGGTAATATTTGTACAAATGGTGGATTAAGGCACTAGCTGGGTCAGGCGAGTATTGTTCGTCCCGTGACCGGGATGCGGAGCGGGACGCAGGCATGCTGGGCGcgctgctctgccctgctcgAGACAAAAAGGGGCAGGGATGGAAAATGCAATGACAAAGCCAACACTTGTCCCTCAGACCTCCCTGGAGCATCCCAGCTGTGCAAGGCAGCCACCCACAGCTGCTTCCCCTCCTGCCGTGTGTGCAagggcagccaggcagcagcctgTGCTCGCCTGGGGGCTCAGCCCATGGCAAAAGCAGTTCCTCAGCCTTTTAGTACAAATGCTGGGTGAGGAACAAAGCCCACTCAAGCAGGGATCTGCCGTGGAAACGCTGAGCGGCTCCTTACATGGCTTAGGTGAGCTTGGAGCGCTAGCAACATGAATGGGTGCAGGAGATGGATCCGAAAAGGACCAGCAGAAGGACACGGCACCGGCTGGAGGTGTAAGGGAAGGTGATGAACTGCAAAGtactggagcaggggatgctGAGACCGCACGGTCCCATGCCACCGTCAGTGGAGAAGTTCCAGGCATGAGCTTGGGACAAATTGCACCAGAGCAGATGCACACAAGTGCCACATCACTGCATTACGGGTTCACAGCTTTGGTAGCGACTCGCTCTGCCCCCAGTGACTGCACTGATGTGCCCATGGCCCCAGGGCCCTGTGCTGAGAAGccagcaggagccctgaccCTCCTGGACCCCCTCTCGCACCTGGCCGGGTGCTTTGCAGGGTGCTCTCCATCCCTCTGAATTATCGGCTATGAATTGCTTTTGGAGGCACCTGGCGCTTTGATGCTCCCCCCAGATCTACATAAGCACGCAGATACTGATGCAAAGCTGTTGAGGGCATGGACTAAATACTTAACACTCACAGCACTTGTTACCCTCTAGTACAGGGGTGGGAGGGAACAGGATTTAAAAGCATTACTTGGAATAGCCGACACTCACACCCAAAAAGCCAGGCAGCCGCTTTTGTACCAACATAAAACCCTGACACCATGAGGTTCCCGTTCACATCTGGGCCACTGTGGGTCAGAAACTCACGGCAAAAAAAGCAGCGAGGCTGAAATCAGCCTGTTTCTCCCCAGAACACTGCCTGGGCATGCAGCCCTTAGCTCAGGATGGCACCACCACAGGGGCACCCAGACAGCTCTGCCACCCAGGTCAGCCAGGGTCACTGGCACCGCGTCCCCCATCAAAACCTCAACCCCAGTAACGCAGCAGGACACTGCCCAGTAAAGGGAGCAGGCGCAGAGCAAGCACCGGATCTCACAGCTGCTTTGCAAACAGCAGCCCTTGGCCCCTGCCCGCCATCCTGCACCAGCCCAGCCACGCAGGCAGGCTGCCAGAAGGACGAGCACATCGCAGGGTCAGTCCATTGCACAGACACCTCTatcattttcagtattttaaaggtAGATAAAGTGGGCATTATAGTTGTGGAAGGGTGTTTCAGGAGATTAAGAGGGGTAAAACCCTATCCTGTTTATAGACGTCCTTTGCCAGCAAAACCTATTTGCCAAGGGTTACATCAATACAACTCCTCCAGTTGTAAAGCCACACTGAAGCAATAATTACAAACATTTCGGTTAGGACAGAGCAGGAAAACAAGCCTCAGCACTGAGTGCATAGACTTAGTTATTGCAAACACCCCACAAGTCTGTCACAGTTTTTTCAGTCTTCCCTAAAGTAACTGGCTTTGGACAAATTAACATCAATATGGTTAAGTTTTcttaaaaccacattttctgctgccttccccagaAAATCAAAGCTGGAGGTTGCTGCGATGTGTGGTGACCAGAGCAGGAGGGCTCTGAGGACCTGAACTGCTGCGCAATGCTGTCAGCAACACAACAGCCTTGTAGTGCCATTTCtatctgaaaatattaatttagcaAGGAAGTCAGTCTCAGCTGCAGGCCACAGCACATAttccagcagccacagcagctccttTCTAAATGCACATCGTAACAAAACCCAGCAACTGGTACAGTGTTGCAAGACTGATAAAGTGACACCTGAGGGCAATAAATTTGAATCTGTTCCCATTAAGGTTTCAGAGAAACACTTAATCTTATCttaaagaaatgcaagtttATCTGCAGCAATTGCTTTGTCTCCCTTTGTTCTGTTACTCATTATTAAAGGCTTGCATATCATAATGTCACAATTGAGCTTAATCAGCAGATATTTAAACGCTATCTACCAAGACTGATTTGAACAGTCATTGTCTTTTAGGAAGTCTGAGGTTTAGGCTATGTCCCAATATGCATTCTCCTTCTTTGAGATGCCTCaactaccaccaccaccagatGCCACCATCCACACCACCTCCAAAGCAGTTACACAGCAGTGTTAGAGACTGCTCCATAACACATTTATTAAACTGCACTGAGACTAAAAATGTAGATACTTGCCCTGGCAGCCCATGTTGAATGCTCCCACAGTAAAGTTACTTTGACATATGAAAATTCCCCTCTCAAAACCAAACAGGCTTATTTCTAACCTCCCAGTTAaaccctctcttttccaaaGGTCTTAATCCCTGTCCAGCAAATtacaaaaaggagaaacaagTGTAAAGCAGCATGAAAGTTCCAGCACAGATCAAAAACTTAGCAGAACACATAGTTAAGCACTCACCTGCATGCTGGAAGAGATCTGGTATTCTGGGAAGTGGGAATTGCAGCACAGGAGCTGGAGGCTCTGTTTTTTCCCTGGCAGGACAGGAGAAGGCAGCTCAGACTCAGGGACCCACTCTGCAGTGCTCAGCTACAGGTGGCTCCTATTGAACCAATTTCAATCACTTCCACCTGTAGCCTGGCTGAGCCCTGCCCCTCATCAGGGTTGGTAATAAAAGGAGCTCAAACACCTGCACCATGACCTTGCAAAAGAACTATCTGGAAACACACAGTGGACAGTTTTTGCTAGCTATTTCTGGAAGCAGACTCAGAGCACATTGAAACTTCCTGCAGTGACCAGGTGTTGCACATGGGACATACACAGATGTTTTGCCAACAGGGCTTAAGGCATCTCAGCCTTTGTCTTTCAGGGGAAACCCAAAAGCACAGTGTTTATCTGAAAGCTATACACAGGACCACCcaatcatttttttctgcaacaggTTGGTAGTTTCTTGCTGGAATTAATAAAGGACAGAAGCCATATTTATTGCATTAATCTCCATACCAGGAgactcaaaattatttttatttctcccttaTATTGCGTTTCTGTAACTTTTACAGTATTAAAATGattaacaaaagcataaaactggaaacaaaaacAATCATTGAGAGTGTCTCCTCCGGCACTCCAAGGCCCATCATCAGTAGGGGCTGCGCTTGTGTATTCGCACCCACACAGAGAGGCTGAGACTCAGTCCTTCTAACAGGACACACTCTGTTCTCAGAAGGGAATAAACTGCCTTTCCCAGGAAGCAGGAAGGCACTCAAGGCATGGGCTACTTTTAAGCCTGGCTGGTGGGAATCCTCAAGACAAGGTCCTGGTTCTTCACTGGATAAGCACTCTCAGGGCACGTGCTTTAGATATCCATGTCAAACTGCTCTTCCTCACCTGTTGAAGGAGACAAAACCAACAAATGAGTCCTCACATTTAGTGAGGTGAAACAAAGTTTCACATTATACACCAAATATTTTAATCGAAGAAACAACCGTCAGCTGTGCTTCAGAAACATGACAGTTTGGACTTCACATTGATGACAATCACTGGTACAAACTTCTGTTACCAAAGACACAAAAGCACATTTCACAACTTATTATCTGTACAGCTGTTACCACAGCTCACACAATTTGCCAGAATGCCAACATGAGCAGCGATGATCTATTCCTGAGACAGGGCTTCTTTGGAAGAGTCACAACCAAGCTGGCATCCAGCATGCAGCCTGCATTTCAGTTTGCCAGAGAATCCAGTGAGCCACTAAAGGTCACAACCGTGTGTAGAAAAACATTAAGCAATACTGACTCTGGAAAGATTTTGCTTAGACTGAGCATGGAAGCCAACTAATGAGCACTCAGATCTTTATTTTTAGACAGAAGATAATCGTACTCAGTAGTTTCAGGTTGCTTCAAGAAGTGATCTcacataactttaaaaaaaacattcaagagCAATACTTTCTCATGTTGCTACTACAGTGCCTTTAGTTAAGTGTTTGTGTGCACAAAGTGGCCAACAACCTCTGTTCTCCTGTGGACTAATCTCTACCTCGATATCTTACACACTTCTGCAAGCTTCTACTGAACCCACTAAAGACAACAACAAATACTGGATAATTGATATATACAAAGAAGGTATTATATCCTAGCTACATAATTGAGCTCACTTGTATACCAGAAGCCTCAGTGtcaaaaaaagagcagaaggaaTTTACAAGTCAGGCTGATattaaaaaccccaagcaaATCCTACTCTGAATTGTAAGCTGatctttttgaaaaatgcaaagcagctgtGAAACAGTCCAGTACAGAGGCAGGCAGCAACAGCTGCACCCATTCTCTCACCACAGAATTATTAATCCAGTagcagtttccaaaatgctaaATTAATGAGAATTAAGTGATTATGGTAAATTATACTTAACTAACTGAAAAAAGTCACATTACTGGGAACCACAGCAGAACCTAATAGCCATGAGAACCTAATTACCTAGTAACATCAAGCACACTTTAATTTTGCAAGAAGTTATCAGAGTATTGACCACAGCTCATAGGGATTTCCTGGCTCCATTCCATGTGTAAACTTTGGTATTTCTAGGAACCAGCAGTGCACTTCACCAGTTTTTTGCCTGTGCTCACCTGTGCTCACTTTCTCATCACAGTTTTGGACATGGTTGTTCTCAATTTTCAATTCCTCCACATTTGGGCTTGTAACTCCTGGAATGTCCGGAAGGTGAGAAGGTGGTGTTTTGGCAACTGGAGAATTGCGGCACTCCATCAAAAACTTACGATCATAAATAATCCTGGTACCTGGGGGGAGACAAAAACACTGTCAGATTTTAGCATTTTGACACACGAATACAGCTGGGCCACCTTCACAGCTAGATGTGTAGAGCAACAGCAGGAGTCATATTTAAAGTGATACCTATTATTTAGTACTTTGTTAATTTTGTGCTACCTTACAAGAAAGCCAGATACCATTAACACTATTTCCCAAAAAAAGGTATGAAGCATCAGGTAGCCAAGTAAGAGCTAATGCTACCAGTCTGCTGCACAGAAAGAACAAGACTCCAAAACTCAGACTGGTGCCACATGCAGCAGATCCAGCCCTTTCTACCTAACCCAAGGTCACAACACCACCCACAGAAACCAGAGTAGATTGAATTGAATTCCTGCTCATAAACATAACAGGCTTTTGTAAGTTGTCAGGAGCTGAAAACTGTAGCTAGACACAAGCTTCAGGTATACATCAGGTAAAAGGACACGGCAGTGCCTCCTTATGTCACTCTGACCATTGCCCAGCAGAAATTCCTGTACAGGCATTTGCTTTTGCATATGAAGTGCTGGCTGTCCAGCACAGTTACATGCAGCTTTCAAAAGGCTTGAATACAGAGTTGTTAATGCCCATCTGTTTTAATGGTTAACCAGACTGCAGCCTACCCTCCCTGCCCTACGTGGAACAAGCCAGCTCCAGCACATTACAGCAAGCgtctgcaggagcagagctcaGCTCCGGGCATGGATTTCTAGGAATACCACTGGACTGAACAGCCTGTTCCTTATAAAGGAATTGCATTGGAAGAAGCACAGAAACCACACACAGAAAAGGGATACCTCCAAACAGACTGCAGCCTTAACCCATAAAGTACTGGAAAACAATTGTTTCTTTCCCCAAGAGGAGGCCTGCAAACCCCCCTCTCTGGATCAGGCCCTTACTGCTCTGCTCCTGTTCTAGCAAGAGGGAAAGgcaacttcttgtgcactcccTGAAAAGCATTAACTAAAAGTACATAGGTGCAAGCAAACAAGCTCCCGTTAACATCTGTCCTGGAACATTAAACTCACTTTATTTTGAAGCATGGCTATAAAATAATGTAACTGGGTATCATGTTTCAAGAAAGTTCTGCTAGTGAGTTCCCAGAACACTGAAAACCTTTTCACTAAAAGATTTTGAATTTGAGTTGCTTCACTATATCCAAGAGAAGATCTAACCCAACACAGAACTATGCTCTAGCAGTTCACTGGATTTGAGAAGGCAGGCAGCTCATCTGTGAGTTCCTGTTAAATTCCTGGGAGGTTCACAGAGGCGAGGATGGGGCTTCCTAGAACTGCAGCTCACGTACCCAGTATTAGGAGCACAGTTCAGGCGGACAAGAGCTTCCACGCCTGGTTCACGTTCCTCTGACAGTCACATGTCCAGAGCTTATGAAAGCAAACACCCTGCAGACAGCCGAGAAGGACACCCAGCCTGGGCTGTCAACAGGCACAGCCCAAGGCCATAAATGGGCTCCTTCCAACACGTAAAGCTGAGTTAATAGCAGCTCTCCTCCTGTTCTAAGGGAGGTTAGTATGTATTTAGTAGGAAAGACTACACCCCATGGGGACTGCTCTGCTCCCTGAAAGCCCTGGTTATACTATGGTTTCAACACCCAAGTGCCTCGCTGTGCAGCTTGGGAAGTCTGGATGAGAATTTGGTTCACTTTGAGTATTTTCATCAGGATGAAACACTAGGTTTGAAGAAGCATGCAGTACAacatcttcttcctttcctacCAAATACACCCCTGTTGCTCCGGCCCTGACAGAGCACAGGCACTGTGAACTGCACTGCTCTAAGGGCCACCCCATCCCCATTGAAAGAGCCAACACCTCTGTGGCCAagccagcagcactggaggCAGCTCCTTCTGCGACAGGCACTGCGAGCACCAGCAGATCACCACCCGCTCTGCCTTGCTCACGGCAAGCACCACAAGCACTGCAGCTCACCGTGCATCTCGGCTCTGACAGTCTGAGCTGGCAGGACTCCCCAGATACTACTGCACGTGGGCTTTCCTTCAAGATGATGTGTGCGCGTGCCCTCGGCAAGTGGGCGAGAAGCCAGGACAGGCACAAAGGGAATACTGAGAACAGACTATGCTTAAAGGTCACACATCACCTTTACATGCTCTTCTGTGCTCCTtcacactggggttttttttacctttgctGACCACTGTAAGAAAAACAGCTACTGCATGTGCTGGCAGAGGACAGGGAATTTCTTCCCTTCCAGAGGGGTTCACAGAACCCAGAGAGATCTGTGAAGGtagctgaaaaaggaaaatcacgTCCTTTTCTCCAATTGCTGGCATCACACCAAGGCCCAGAAACCACAGGGAAACACTGCTCACTCACATCAGTCCCACGGTGGGCTGTGCTGCTCCCCTGCTACTGGGATTAGAGGTAGGACGCTTCAGAGCATCACATGTGACTTGTCTGCCCTCCTCAGAAGGGCCCCTTTTATCCAAACTGCATTTTAGGATGTCACTTCAACACTTCTGGAGACTCAAAAGCAGCCAACCCCAAGAACTTCATCTCAGCATtgtgcagaggaggaaaatctTGTGGTTTTGACCACAAGCAGCAAAGCCAGACCAGAGTAAAGGTGGTAATGAAAAAGCTGATCTACAAGTGTCTGACAACTGGAAAAAGGAAGTGTTCCCCTGCTCTTCCCAAGTCAATACACTTGGCTGTTAGATGCACGTAACTCAACATACTGTAGCTGTGCAGTACCATCTTTTCAAAAGCCTTCAGTTACCCGgcactgctgctgtgggtttCTGGCTCGGGCACCAAGCCCTTTTTCCATCACTCACAtgcccagcactgcctgcagccaAAGGGATGACTTCAGAGATTACAGTCCTCAATTCTTCTCCGAAATTAGTCAGAGGTTTCACACAACAAActtgatttgcttttcttctgattcttcAGATTTAACCTACAGCTTTGCAGGAAATCTCAGACTTTTTTCAGTGGGCTACATATGTTGAACATTTTCAACAAAAGGACCCAAACTGAGTGCCTCTGAAACacaagattatttatttttacagcagtcAGGGCTTACATGCAAAGGAGTAATGCAAAGTTTTCTGCCCAAATCAGTGGCTACATGGGTTAGCAGTAAACAGATGAAGAGAGCACAGCCCAGGAAGCACAGAGGCTCTCCAAGTCCAAGGTGGCCTGGCCCCAGCACTCTAAAAAAGTGATACTTCAGTGCATTCATCTGGGGAGTTCAGTGTGAAATGTATTGATAAAGTTTTCATGAGAGCTCTTCCAGACTGTACGGGACAAGGAATTCTTTTCAATAGTGACCACAAAGGCAGACCAACAACCCAAGGCTAACagctccccaccctgccccagtccTTCAGGAGTTTTAAGTCATTCCTCCTTTCAGCACCCAAATCCAACACCTGAAGGCAAACAGCCAGCACCCACAGCCAGGCCTCAGCAGCACAAGCTGGGGACAGACTAAAGCACCACACAGTCACAATAGCACTGTGGATTTTGCCAGGTGCACACACCCTAACAATAAACACAATTTGTGTTTCTCCTCCACACTCCAGACATTCATTAACTCTCCAGAGACAGAGATGATAATCCTGGAAGGCTCATTACACTGTACATCACTGTTAATTGTTCATTTCTATTCTGTTACTCAGAGCACATGAATATAGCTGAGAAAGTCATTCTCATTCTCCTATCTTCCATGGCATAATTACTCTAAGTGCTATTTAAGTACTTCAGTTATTTGCTGCTTTCAGAAGAGAGAGAACATATGGCAAAAATAACACAAGAACTTCAGTTCCCCAACCAAGCTTTTctgcacaaacacaaaaaaaccaagtgAGTCAGCAATGATGACTTCCCCCTTCTCTCTGAATTTTAACCCCTGAAATATTGTGCTGTAAAGAGACCAGTAGGTCTgaggaacaaacaaaacatcatCCACTGCCTCCCATTTAGTTTGTTCTTTTGGCTGGACTTCAAGTACAGTTTCATCATTCCTGCTGCTCACATTGATCTTTTATGTAGCagtatgggggaaaaaattctCAAAGGTATGGAGAAAATTATCTCAAACCACTGATCAGCAGGCACACAGGCAGCTGCCGTAGCTGGAAATACACACAACTGATCTGGTGCCCGGTGTCATCATCTGGAACAGCAGCCACTTGTCTCAAAAGCCAAATTACTCAAAATAAACAGACGCTCACTCAAGCAAGCGATGCGGACGCAAAACCTTTCAGATGGACAAGCCCTTTAGGGAGTTTTGCACATTACGTCCCTGCCGTAGTATGTGGAGACAGAAGATACATGAGGCATAGCTAAGATAAATGCTAAG
Proteins encoded in this region:
- the EIF4EBP1 gene encoding eukaryotic translation initiation factor 4E-binding protein 1, with protein sequence MSGRCCQGQTPSRDIPGPGKCLALPDGAPLPPGDYSTTPGGTVFGTTPGGTRIIYDRKFLMECRNSPVAKTPPSHLPDIPGVTSPNVEELKIENNHVQNCDEKVSTGEEEQFDMDI